A DNA window from Moorella thermoacetica contains the following coding sequences:
- the fabK gene encoding enoyl-[acyl-carrier-protein] reductase FabK — translation MLRTPLCDLLGITYPIIQGGMAWVATGELAAAVSAAGGLGIIGAGSAPPDVVRREIRKVREQTDRPFGVNIYYLSPYVEELVDLVCEERVPVVTTGAGNPGKHLPRFKEAGVKVIPVVASVALAKRLERLGVDALVAEGMECGGHIGEIATMPLVPQIVDAVHIPVIAAGGIADGRGLAAALALGAAGIQMGTRFICATECTVHANYKEAVLKAGDRDAVVTGMAGHYVRVLKNKLTRQFEELSARGASWEEMDRLGTGKLRAAAVDGDVEYGSVMAGQSAAMVREIKPAAAIIAEIMAEAAEVIARLGALTG, via the coding sequence ATGCTGCGGACACCCCTCTGCGATCTCCTGGGGATTACTTATCCCATTATTCAGGGCGGTATGGCCTGGGTAGCAACGGGAGAGCTGGCGGCCGCTGTTTCGGCTGCCGGGGGACTGGGAATTATCGGCGCCGGCAGTGCGCCGCCGGATGTAGTTCGCCGGGAGATTCGCAAGGTACGGGAACAAACGGACCGGCCCTTCGGGGTTAATATTTACTATCTATCACCTTATGTCGAAGAATTGGTTGATCTGGTATGCGAGGAAAGGGTGCCGGTGGTCACCACCGGGGCCGGTAATCCGGGCAAGCACCTGCCCCGTTTCAAGGAGGCAGGGGTGAAGGTAATTCCGGTGGTAGCCTCGGTGGCCCTGGCGAAGAGGTTGGAGCGCCTGGGAGTGGACGCCCTGGTGGCCGAAGGCATGGAATGCGGCGGCCATATTGGAGAGATTGCCACCATGCCCCTGGTGCCCCAGATTGTCGATGCCGTACATATCCCGGTGATTGCTGCCGGCGGTATTGCCGACGGACGCGGCCTGGCCGCCGCCCTGGCCCTGGGGGCCGCAGGCATCCAGATGGGGACCAGGTTTATCTGCGCCACCGAGTGTACCGTCCACGCCAACTATAAAGAAGCGGTCCTCAAAGCCGGGGACCGGGACGCCGTCGTTACCGGTATGGCCGGGCACTATGTCCGGGTACTAAAGAACAAGCTGACCAGGCAGTTTGAGGAACTTTCCGCCCGGGGAGCGAGCTGGGAGGAGATGGACCGCCTGGGAACCGGGAAGCTGCGGGCGGCGGCAGTCGATGGCGATGTGGAGTACGGTTCAGTAATGGCCGGCCAGAGCGCGGCCATGGTGCGGGAAATCAAGCCGGCAGCAGCCATCATTGCGGAAATCATGGCCGAGGCTGCTGAGGTTATAGCCCGGCTGGGCGCCTTGACAGGGTAG
- the fabD gene encoding ACP S-malonyltransferase, which yields MSGIVFLFPGQGSQYVGMGQELAQHYPEAAAVFTEASEELGWPVDKLVFNGPAEELVRTENTQPAVLTTSIACYRVLEARGIKPRAVAGHSLGEYSALVAAGSLSFKDALRVVVQRARLMANAVPCGQGGMVAVLGLPAERVVALCQEVKEGVAEAANFNSPGQVVVAGDRAGLEAITALAREAGAKKVIPLQVSGPFHSSLMEPVARELATVLNRVPLSDPVVPVVANVTADYTVTAAAVRENLLRQVASPVRWEESMRRLLADGYRTFVEVGPGNVLSGLIKRLDRQVRIGQVENIQTLGKTLALLQEAQ from the coding sequence ATGTCAGGTATTGTTTTTCTCTTTCCCGGCCAGGGATCCCAGTATGTGGGGATGGGACAGGAACTGGCCCAGCACTACCCAGAGGCGGCCGCCGTTTTTACCGAAGCCAGTGAAGAATTAGGATGGCCGGTCGATAAGCTTGTGTTTAACGGTCCGGCCGAAGAGCTGGTACGGACCGAAAACACCCAGCCTGCTGTTCTTACCACCAGTATAGCTTGTTACCGGGTTCTGGAGGCCCGGGGGATAAAGCCCCGGGCCGTAGCCGGTCACAGCCTGGGGGAATACAGCGCCCTGGTGGCCGCCGGCAGCCTCTCCTTCAAGGACGCCCTGCGGGTGGTTGTCCAGCGGGCCCGGCTCATGGCAAATGCCGTACCCTGCGGCCAGGGAGGGATGGTTGCCGTCCTCGGCCTGCCGGCGGAGAGGGTGGTCGCCCTCTGCCAGGAGGTTAAAGAAGGCGTTGCCGAGGCGGCCAACTTCAACTCCCCGGGACAGGTGGTGGTCGCCGGTGACCGGGCCGGCCTGGAGGCCATTACCGCCCTGGCCAGGGAGGCAGGTGCCAAAAAGGTCATCCCCCTCCAGGTAAGCGGGCCCTTCCATTCCAGCCTCATGGAACCGGTAGCCAGGGAACTGGCAACTGTTTTAAACCGGGTACCTCTTTCAGACCCGGTAGTACCGGTAGTGGCCAATGTAACGGCTGATTATACCGTGACGGCAGCCGCGGTGCGGGAAAACCTCCTGAGGCAGGTGGCCAGTCCGGTACGCTGGGAGGAGAGCATGCGCCGCCTGCTTGCCGACGGTTACCGGACCTTCGTCGAGGTTGGCCCAGGCAACGTATTGAGCGGTCTGATCAAACGCCTGGATCGCCAGGTGAGGATCGGCCAGGTGGAGAATATCCAGACTTTGGGAAAAACCCTTGCGTTATTGCAGGAGGCTCAGTAA
- the fabG gene encoding 3-oxoacyl-[acyl-carrier-protein] reductase: protein MILDGQVAVVTGASRGIGRATAIEMARAGARVVVNYARQKGAAAEVVAAIRDGGGQAIAVQADISDHTAARELIQATIQEFGRLDILVNNAGIARDNLAARLKPEDWTAVLQTNLTGIFNCCQAALKPMLRQRQGRIINLTSVVALRGNVGQVNYAAAKAGVIGFTRSLAKEVASRGILVNAVAPGFITTEMTAVLDEETRKEFYRHIPLGRPGEPEEVAGVVLFLASPAARYMTGQVLVVDGGLTLAL, encoded by the coding sequence ATGATCCTTGATGGCCAGGTGGCCGTTGTAACCGGGGCTTCCCGGGGGATTGGCCGGGCGACGGCCATAGAAATGGCCCGGGCCGGGGCCAGGGTGGTCGTCAATTATGCTCGCCAGAAAGGGGCTGCTGCCGAGGTGGTCGCCGCCATTCGCGATGGTGGAGGTCAGGCTATAGCTGTGCAAGCCGATATAAGTGACCACACGGCAGCCAGGGAGTTAATCCAGGCAACTATCCAGGAGTTTGGGAGGCTGGATATCCTGGTCAATAATGCCGGGATCGCCCGGGACAACCTGGCAGCCAGGTTAAAACCGGAGGACTGGACGGCAGTCCTCCAGACCAACCTGACGGGTATTTTCAATTGCTGCCAGGCGGCTCTAAAACCCATGCTTCGCCAGCGCCAGGGGCGTATAATCAACCTGACTTCAGTAGTCGCTCTGCGAGGCAATGTCGGCCAGGTAAACTATGCCGCAGCCAAGGCCGGGGTAATCGGGTTTACCAGATCTCTGGCTAAAGAGGTTGCCTCCCGGGGCATCCTGGTTAATGCCGTGGCTCCTGGTTTCATTACCACCGAGATGACCGCAGTCCTGGACGAGGAAACCCGGAAAGAATTTTACCGGCACATACCCCTGGGTCGGCCGGGTGAACCGGAGGAGGTCGCCGGAGTAGTCCTTTTCCTGGCTTCACCGGCAGCCAGGTATATGACAGGACAGGTACTGGTTGTCGACGGGGGTTTGACCCTGGCCCTGTAA
- the acpP gene encoding acyl carrier protein, translated as MDVFEKIKGIVAEQLGVEEDTITMETSFEDLNADSLDIVELIMALEEEFDLEIPDEDAEKLTTVGAAVAYIKEHTK; from the coding sequence GTGGACGTTTTTGAAAAAATCAAGGGGATCGTCGCTGAGCAGCTGGGGGTCGAGGAAGACACGATAACCATGGAGACCTCCTTTGAGGACTTGAATGCCGATTCCCTGGATATCGTAGAACTCATCATGGCCCTGGAAGAGGAATTCGACCTGGAGATTCCCGACGAGGATGCTGAAAAGCTCACGACTGTCGGGGCAGCAGTGGCCTATATTAAAGAACATACCAAGTAA
- the fabF gene encoding beta-ketoacyl-ACP synthase II, with product MQKRVVITGLAAISPVGTGKDKFWRALVAGQSGIGPITRFDAAAMPVRFAGEVKDFDAGLFFDRKEARRMDRFAQYAVAGARMAVEDAALDLDKENRDRVGVIFATGIGGMETFEEQTRVLLERGPNRVSPFFVPMMIANMAAGQISINLGTRGVNFTVVNACASGTNAVGEAFRALQRGDADVVITGGSEASVTPLAVAGFAALKALSVRNDDPTRASRPFDRGRDGFVLGEGAGVLVLETLEHARARGARIYAEVAGYGCMADAYHITAPAPDGSAASRAMALALEDAGLKPGDVDYINAHGTSTELNDRQETLAIKNLFGADAYRVAISSTKSMIGHLLGAAGAIELVATALTIATGVIPPTINYEEPDPECDLDYVPNVARERQVAVAMSNSFGFGGHNAAIVLRKL from the coding sequence TTGCAAAAGCGTGTCGTAATAACCGGCCTGGCGGCCATCTCCCCGGTGGGAACCGGTAAAGACAAATTTTGGCGGGCTTTAGTTGCCGGGCAATCGGGCATCGGCCCCATCACCCGCTTTGATGCCGCCGCCATGCCCGTCCGTTTCGCCGGGGAAGTAAAGGACTTTGATGCGGGCCTGTTTTTTGACCGTAAAGAAGCCCGGCGTATGGACCGTTTCGCCCAGTACGCCGTGGCAGGCGCGCGCATGGCTGTCGAAGATGCCGCCCTGGACCTGGATAAAGAGAATCGCGACCGGGTCGGGGTTATTTTTGCCACTGGAATCGGTGGCATGGAGACCTTTGAGGAACAGACCAGGGTCCTGTTAGAAAGGGGCCCCAACCGGGTGAGTCCCTTCTTTGTGCCCATGATGATTGCCAATATGGCCGCCGGTCAGATCTCTATAAACCTGGGTACCAGGGGGGTAAACTTTACAGTGGTCAATGCGTGTGCCTCGGGTACCAACGCCGTCGGTGAGGCCTTCCGCGCCCTGCAACGGGGCGATGCCGACGTGGTGATAACCGGTGGCAGTGAGGCAAGTGTCACTCCTCTGGCAGTTGCCGGTTTTGCTGCTTTAAAGGCCCTATCAGTGCGTAATGACGACCCGACCCGGGCCAGCCGGCCCTTTGACCGGGGCAGGGATGGTTTTGTCTTGGGGGAAGGGGCTGGAGTACTGGTCCTGGAGACCCTGGAGCACGCCCGGGCCCGGGGTGCCCGCATCTATGCCGAGGTAGCCGGGTACGGCTGTATGGCTGACGCCTACCACATTACAGCCCCGGCGCCCGACGGCAGCGCCGCCAGCCGGGCCATGGCCCTGGCCCTGGAGGATGCAGGTTTAAAACCCGGGGATGTTGATTATATTAACGCCCATGGGACCTCCACGGAACTCAATGACCGCCAGGAGACCCTGGCCATCAAGAACCTTTTTGGCGCCGACGCCTACAGGGTGGCTATTAGCTCCACCAAATCCATGATTGGCCATCTCCTGGGAGCTGCCGGGGCCATTGAGCTTGTAGCCACGGCCCTGACAATCGCTACTGGGGTCATCCCTCCAACTATAAATTATGAAGAGCCTGACCCGGAATGTGACCTGGATTATGTTCCCAACGTCGCCCGGGAACGGCAGGTGGCGGTGGCCATGTCCAATTCCTTCGGCTTTGGCGGCCATAATGCCGCGATAGTTTTACGTAAACTTTAG
- the rnc gene encoding ribonuclease III: MDNKRQEQLQHFWEQFHLPAIDLEGLDLALTHPTYAFEHHLPGDNQRLEFLGDAVLGLVVATYLYQHFPQLPEGDLTRMRAAVVCEASLVKVARRLRVGDLLRLGQGEEHSGGRERPSNLADAMEAIIGSVYLSGGYELARDFVLQIFTPALEILSDTSFIDSKSALQEFVQSQGTENVVYKILEEWGPDHAKGYKAGVFLKNRLLATGLGHSKKEAEREAARAALALLKVQG; encoded by the coding sequence TTGGATAATAAGCGCCAGGAACAGCTCCAGCACTTTTGGGAACAATTCCATCTCCCGGCAATCGACCTGGAGGGTTTAGATTTAGCCCTGACCCATCCCACCTATGCCTTTGAGCACCATTTACCAGGTGATAACCAGCGCCTGGAGTTTCTGGGAGACGCCGTCCTGGGCCTGGTTGTCGCCACTTACCTGTACCAGCATTTTCCACAGCTGCCAGAGGGGGACCTTACCCGGATGCGGGCGGCCGTCGTTTGCGAGGCCAGCCTGGTCAAGGTTGCCCGCCGTCTGAGGGTGGGCGACCTGCTGCGCCTGGGGCAGGGGGAAGAACATAGCGGCGGCCGGGAACGCCCCTCCAACCTGGCTGATGCTATGGAAGCCATTATCGGCAGCGTCTACCTCTCCGGTGGTTATGAACTGGCCCGGGACTTTGTCCTCCAGATCTTTACCCCGGCCCTGGAGATTTTAAGTGATACCAGCTTTATAGACAGCAAATCGGCCCTGCAGGAATTTGTCCAAAGCCAGGGGACGGAAAACGTAGTATATAAAATCCTGGAGGAATGGGGGCCAGACCACGCTAAAGGCTACAAGGCCGGTGTCTTTTTAAAAAACCGGCTGCTGGCTACAGGTTTAGGGCATAGCAAGAAGGAGGCCGAAAGGGAGGCGGCCAGGGCAGCTCTGGCCTTGCTCAAGGTTCAGGGTTAA
- a CDS encoding stage V sporulation protein S, with protein MEVLKVSAQSNPKAVAGALTAVFRQHGKAEVQAVGAGAVNQAVKAIAIARGFIAPNGIDLVMIPAFAEINIDGEERTAIKFIVEPR; from the coding sequence ATGGAAGTCCTAAAGGTTTCGGCGCAATCGAACCCTAAAGCCGTAGCTGGAGCCCTGACAGCCGTTTTCCGCCAGCATGGTAAAGCCGAGGTCCAGGCAGTGGGAGCAGGAGCAGTCAACCAAGCTGTCAAGGCTATAGCCATCGCCCGCGGTTTTATCGCCCCCAACGGTATTGACCTGGTGATGATCCCTGCTTTTGCTGAGATTAATATCGATGGCGAAGAAAGAACGGCTATCAAGTTTATCGTGGAACCTCGCTGA